Part of the Candidatus Margulisiibacteriota bacterium genome, CCTTTTTAAGAAATACGCCGCGCCTTCTGATTTATCTTTTATCGCCAAATCAATATCCTTGATATGCTGATTGCTGCGCGCAAGCTCTTCTTTTAATTTATTGGCATCACAATAAACTTTTACTCCCCATTCCTCTTTTCCATCAAGATTTAAAATAATCTCCAGGAAACCCTGGTAATTTTTCTCAAGCATAGCTTCAAGCGATTTGGCGGTTTTAAAGATGGTCCCGAATTTTATGGGAACAACTGCCGTCTTTTCTGCAAGGCGAGAAATTATATTATTATGATGCATAACTTTTTCTTCCAGCCATTTAGGATCTTTCTCAACCTTAAGTTTAAATGCCTCTTCTTGAAAATCATCAATAGTTGTTTTTTCAACCACCGCCGCTATATCTTTGTAAGAGATAGTCTGACTCCCCTCTCCCGCAAAATTTGATTGCGAAGCAGCGATTAGGCAAAATAAACAAAGTCCTTGCTCCATATTTTTTATTCCTTATTGGTTTTATTCATGCCGATCGTAAGAAGTAATAGTTAAATCTTTATCCAAAACCACATCGTATTGATGTTTTTCCATTATCTTCTTGCCGATGGCTTTCATAGATTCACTTTCTTCCA contains:
- a CDS encoding GvpL/GvpF family gas vesicle protein — translated: MEQGLCLFCLIAASQSNFAGEGSQTISYKDIAAVVEKTTIDDFQEEAFKLKVEKDPKWLEEKVMHHNNIISRLAEKTAVVPIKFGTIFKTAKSLEAMLEKNYQGFLEIILNLDGKEEWGVKVYCDANKLKEELARSNQHIKDIDLAIKDKSEGAAYFLKRKRASLIFEESEKKMNEDAAAIHEELVKFADKNCLNKLQPKELTIKEAETILNGAYLIPKKKVSEFKSRVSDLQKTYAASGLELEISGPWPAYSFASLEGK